From Ictidomys tridecemlineatus isolate mIctTri1 chromosome 2, mIctTri1.hap1, whole genome shotgun sequence, the proteins below share one genomic window:
- the Pde12 gene encoding 2',5'-phosphodiesterase 12, with the protein MWRLPSTRAVLRGVRTAVEQHSRTEAAPEKAAGAMERAVVRCVPSEPKLSLSFALADGSHKNMQRDQSEPLGRALSRIATNALKGHAKAAAARKNRKNRSNASGGAACAGSGLETAAICEPVVKLYYREEAVAEDVLNVDAWQDGAVLQIGDVKYKVERNPPAFTELQLPRYIMAGFPVCPKLSLEFGDPSGSLYRWYKEANPGAAEPEGGGPSSLSPSSPSSTWTETDVNERVYIPSNADIGLRLKLHCTPGNGQRFGPSRELESVCPVEAGPGTCTFDHRHLYTKKVTEDALIRTVSYNILADTYAQTEFSRTVLYPYCAPYALELDYRQNLIQKELTGYNADLICLQEVDRAVFSDSLVPALEAFGLEGVFRIKQHEGLATFYRKSKFNLLSQHDISFQEALESDPLHKELLQKLVLYPLAQERVLQRSSVLQVSVLQSTKESSKKICVANTHLYWHPKGGYIRLIQMAVALAHIRHVSCDLYPGIPVIFCGDFNSTPSTGMYHFVITGNIPEDHEDWASNGEEERCNMSLTHFFKLKSACGEPAYTNYVGGFHGCLDYIFIDFHALEVEQVIPLPSHEEVTTHQALPSVSHPSDHIALVCDLKWK; encoded by the exons ATGTGGAGGCTCCCAAGCACCCGCGCCGTACTTCGTGGGGTCCGGACGGCGGTGGAGCAGCACAGCCGGACTGAAGCGGCTCCTGAAAAGGCGGCAGGCGCGATGGAGCGCGCTGTAGTGCGCTGTGTTCCCTCGGAGCCCAAGCTGAGCTTGTCGTTTGCACTGGCCGACGGCAGCCACAAGAACATGCAGCGCGACCAGAGTGAGCCGCTGGGTCGGGCCCTCAGCCGGATCGCTACCAATGCCCTCAAGGGCCACGCTAAGGCAGCCGCAGCTAGAAAGAACCGGAAGAACCGGTCCAACGCGAGCGGTGGCGCGGCCTGTGCAGGGTCTGGGTTGGAGACGGCAGCAATCTGCGAGCCCGTGGTAAAGCTGTACTACCGAGAAGAAGCAGTGGCTGAGGATGTGCTCAACGTGGACGCCTGGCAGGACGGCGCGGTGCTGCAGATTGGCGATGTCAAGTACAAGGTGGAGCGCAACCCACCCGCCTTCACCGAGCTTCAGTTGCCACGCTACATCATGGCCGGCTTCCCCGTGTGCCCTAAGCTCAGCCTTGAATTTGGGGATCCGTCTGGCTCTCTCTACCGCTGGTACAAGGAAGCCAACCCTGGTGCCGCGGAACCTGAAGGTGGTGGCCCTTCGTCATTGTCTCCCTCTTCGCCATCTTCTACTTGGACCGAAACGGATGTGAATGAGCGCGTCTACATCCCGTCCAATGCTGACATCGGACTACGGCTGAAACTTCACTGCACTCCAGGCAATGGGCAGCGTTTCGGGCCGAGCAGGGAATTGGAAAGTGTGTGTCCAGTGGAGGCTGGGCCTGGTACTTGCACTTTTGACCATCGGCATCTCTACACCAAAAAAGTGACAGAGGACGCTCTCATCCGCACTGTCTCCTACAACATTTTGGCAGACACGTATGCCCAGACTGAGTTCTCACGGACTGTTCTGTACCCATACTGTGCCCCCTATGCCCTGGAGCTTGATTACCGCCAGAATCTTATCCAGAAGGAACTCACAGGCTACAATGCCGACCTCATCTGTTTGCAGGAGGTTGACCGCGCGGTGTTTTCGGACAGTTTGGTACCCGCATTGGAGGCTTTCGGGCTGGAGGGCGTGTTTCGAATCAAGCAGCACGAAGGCCTGGCCACTTTTTACCGGAAGTCAAAGTTCAACCTCCTTAGCCAGCATGACATTTCTTTCCAAGAAGCCCTGGAGTCTGACCCACTTCACAAAGAATTGCTGCAGAAACTAGTCTTGTACCCATTGGCACAGGAAAGAGTGCTCCAGAGATCTTCTGTCCTTCAG gtttcagTTCTTCAATCTACAAAGGAGTCTTCTAAAAAGATATGTGTTGCTAATACCCATCTCTACTGGCATCCAAaag GTGGGTACATTCGTCTCATTCAAATGGCAGTAGCTTTGGCTCACATTAGACATGTCTCATGTGATCTGTATCCTGGCATACCAGTTATATTTTGTGGGGACTTTAATAGTACACCATCAACAGGAATGTATCATTTTGTCATCACTGGCAACATTCCAGAGGATCATGAAGACTGGGCTTCCAATGGGGAAGAAGAAAGATGCAACATGTCTCTAACACATTTCTTCAAACTGAAAAGTGCTTGTGGTGAACCAGCTTACACAAATTATGTTGGTGGCTTTCATGGATGTCTAGATTACATTTTCATTGACTTTCATGCTTTAGAGGTTGAACAGGTGATTCCATTACCTAGTCATGAAGAAGTTACCACCCACCAGGCCTTACCTAGTGTTTCCCATCCTTCTGATCACATAGCACTTGTATGTGATCTAAAATGGAAATAG